Proteins from a genomic interval of Symmachiella macrocystis:
- a CDS encoding sulfatase family protein, translating to MLRLIAAIAVTFVLTCSTVVAAPPRNVVMMVVDDQGLDAGCYGNDQITTPHLNALAAEGTLFTQAFCTTASCSASRSVILSGLHNHANGQYGHQHSYHNFHTLKFVKSLPVLLAKAGYRTCSIGKYHVQPEATYHFETYANKGLDGGSRSTVQMAENAEKFIREKDDRPFFLYFCTADPHRARVGFANNRQYPGVKENKVSPDDVIVPHYLPDSPESRAELAEYYQAVNRADQGLGRLMQALENTGHADDTLVIYLSDNGIPFPGAKTNLYDPGMNLPLVVRSPDQKRHGVRTEAMVSWVDLVPTILDFTGAAGPDYPLHGRSFLPVLEEEQPEGWNQVFGSHTFHEITMYYPMRVIRTDKYKYVLNLAHQLPFPFASDLHDSLTWQGVLKRQDSYYGSRSVDAYLHRPRHELYHISEDPKEIENLADDPAYADELRKLQAKLRAFQEQTKDPWVVKYDYE from the coding sequence ATGCTGCGTTTGATCGCCGCGATTGCAGTAACGTTTGTGCTGACCTGTTCGACTGTCGTAGCTGCCCCGCCACGGAATGTGGTGATGATGGTCGTGGACGATCAGGGATTGGATGCGGGCTGTTATGGCAACGATCAGATTACCACACCACATCTCAATGCTCTGGCCGCTGAGGGGACGTTGTTCACGCAGGCGTTTTGCACGACCGCTAGTTGTAGTGCCAGCCGGTCGGTGATTCTCAGTGGATTACACAATCACGCCAACGGGCAATATGGGCATCAACATAGCTACCACAATTTTCACACATTGAAATTCGTGAAGAGTCTGCCGGTCCTGCTGGCCAAAGCGGGGTATCGCACTTGCTCAATCGGCAAGTACCACGTGCAGCCCGAGGCGACGTATCACTTCGAGACGTATGCGAACAAAGGACTTGACGGCGGTTCGCGGAGCACCGTGCAGATGGCGGAGAATGCGGAGAAGTTTATCCGTGAAAAAGATGATCGGCCGTTTTTCCTTTACTTCTGCACCGCCGATCCACACCGTGCTCGGGTTGGCTTTGCAAACAACCGGCAGTATCCCGGCGTGAAGGAAAACAAGGTCTCCCCCGACGACGTCATCGTGCCGCACTACCTGCCCGACAGCCCGGAGTCGCGCGCGGAATTGGCGGAATACTACCAAGCGGTGAATCGCGCCGATCAAGGTTTGGGGCGGTTGATGCAAGCTTTAGAGAACACGGGGCACGCGGATGATACGCTTGTGATTTATCTGAGCGATAACGGCATCCCTTTCCCCGGTGCTAAGACGAATTTGTATGACCCAGGAATGAATCTGCCCTTGGTCGTGCGGTCTCCTGATCAGAAACGGCACGGCGTGCGGACCGAGGCGATGGTGAGTTGGGTCGATCTGGTTCCGACGATTCTCGATTTCACCGGCGCAGCCGGGCCGGATTATCCATTGCATGGCCGATCGTTTTTACCCGTATTGGAAGAGGAACAACCTGAGGGGTGGAATCAGGTGTTCGGGTCGCACACCTTTCACGAGATCACCATGTATTATCCGATGCGGGTGATTCGCACCGATAAATACAAATACGTGTTGAATTTGGCGCACCAGTTGCCGTTTCCGTTCGCCTCGGATCTACACGACTCGCTGACGTGGCAAGGGGTGCTCAAGCGGCAGGATTCCTATTACGGCAGCCGCAGTGTCGACGCTTATCTGCATCGCCCACGGCACGAACTGTATCACATCTCTGAGGATCCCAAAGAGATCGAAAACCTCGCGGACGATCCGGCCTATGCGGATGAGCTACGAAAGTTACAGGCGAAGCTGCGGGCATTTCAGGAACAAACCAAGGACCCCTGGGTGGTGAAGTACGACTATGAGTGA
- a CDS encoding alkaline phosphatase family protein: protein MPKPLVVINVVGLTHEHLGPHTPNITALAADGFAQPLGTVLPAVTCSAQTTLLTGLTPREHGIVGNGWYFRDLSEVWLWRQSNRLVHGERIYEAGLRRDPAYSTAIMFWWYNMYARANWSMTPRPSYPADGRKVFDSYSQPPELRDRLQEKFGVFPLLRFWGAGADITSSRWIADASVEVMTTHSPSLTLVYLPHLDYNLQRLGPDDPAIAEDLKLVDAEAGKVIDAARARGAEVVVLSEYAITAAQKPVHINRVLRDSGYLQVRMEPLGWETLDCGASRAFAVADHQIAHVYVERPEDIPTVKSLLRTTDGIELVLDREEQAEFGIDNARSGELVAVAAPQAWFTYYFWLDDELAPDYARTVDIHRKPGYDPVELFLDPKLLAPKLRIASRLLKKMLGFRYYMDVVGLDASIVRGTHGRLPTPGREAAEAPIFVSSSKAIERNDIPMTAVKQMLLDLQFN, encoded by the coding sequence ATGCCCAAGCCGTTGGTGGTCATCAATGTCGTCGGACTGACGCATGAACACCTCGGTCCGCACACTCCCAACATCACAGCGCTCGCTGCCGATGGATTTGCGCAACCGCTGGGCACAGTCCTCCCCGCCGTCACGTGTTCTGCGCAAACCACGTTGCTCACCGGGTTGACGCCCCGCGAGCATGGGATTGTCGGCAACGGCTGGTATTTTCGCGACCTCTCCGAAGTCTGGTTGTGGCGGCAATCGAATCGTCTGGTGCATGGTGAGCGGATCTACGAAGCGGGCCTCCGCCGCGATCCCGCGTATTCAACCGCCATCATGTTTTGGTGGTACAACATGTACGCGCGGGCCAATTGGTCCATGACGCCCCGTCCCAGCTATCCGGCGGACGGCCGCAAGGTCTTCGACTCGTACAGCCAGCCGCCGGAGTTGCGTGACCGCCTGCAAGAAAAATTCGGCGTGTTTCCCCTGTTGCGATTTTGGGGAGCAGGAGCCGACATCACCAGTTCGCGCTGGATCGCCGATGCCTCCGTTGAGGTGATGACCACACACAGCCCGTCACTCACGTTAGTTTATCTACCGCATCTAGATTACAACCTGCAGCGACTGGGACCGGACGACCCGGCTATCGCTGAGGATTTGAAATTGGTCGATGCCGAAGCGGGCAAGGTGATCGACGCAGCCCGCGCGCGCGGCGCGGAGGTCGTGGTGCTTTCGGAATATGCAATCACCGCCGCGCAAAAGCCGGTCCACATCAACCGCGTTCTGCGTGATTCGGGTTATCTGCAAGTTCGCATGGAACCGCTCGGCTGGGAAACGTTGGACTGCGGAGCCTCCCGAGCGTTTGCCGTCGCCGATCATCAAATCGCACACGTCTATGTGGAGCGTCCCGAAGATATTCCCACCGTCAAAAGTCTACTGCGCACGACCGACGGCATTGAACTGGTGCTGGACCGGGAAGAGCAAGCGGAGTTTGGCATCGACAACGCACGGTCGGGAGAATTGGTAGCTGTCGCCGCGCCTCAGGCATGGTTCACCTACTACTTTTGGCTGGATGACGAGTTAGCACCTGACTACGCGCGAACAGTCGACATCCACCGCAAACCGGGCTACGACCCGGTGGAACTGTTTCTCGATCCGAAGCTGCTCGCCCCCAAACTGCGCATCGCGTCTCGGCTACTCAAAAAGATGCTCGGTTTCCGCTACTACATGGATGTCGTCGGGCTGGATGCAAGCATCGTTCGCGGCACGCATGGCCGACTGCCCACGCCCGGTCGCGAAGCTGCCGAAGCCCCAATCTTTGTCAGTTCGTCCAAAGCCATTGAACGCAACGACATCCCCATGACAGCTGTGAAGCAGATGCTGCTCGACCTGCAATTCAACTAA
- a CDS encoding HU family DNA-binding protein, translating to MAKKAATLKPLTKTEILASLAESTGLTKKEVGTVLEELGSLIGSSLGKKGPGVFNVPGLMKVKVVRKPATKEREGINPFTKEPQIFKAKPARNVVKILPLKGLKDMV from the coding sequence ATGGCGAAGAAAGCAGCAACCCTGAAGCCGTTGACCAAGACCGAGATCCTCGCTTCCTTGGCAGAATCAACCGGCTTGACGAAGAAGGAAGTCGGCACCGTTCTTGAGGAACTTGGCAGCCTGATCGGTTCGAGCCTTGGCAAAAAAGGCCCGGGCGTGTTCAACGTTCCCGGCTTGATGAAGGTCAAGGTTGTCCGCAAACCGGCTACCAAAGAACGCGAAGGCATCAACCCCTTCACCAAAGAACCACAAATCTTCAAAGCCAAACCAGCACGCAACGTCGTCAAGATTTTGCCGCTCAAGGGATTGAAGGACATGGTCTAA